The Aeromicrobium tamlense nucleotide sequence TGTTCCCCGGTCTGCTGGCCGTGCTGTCGCTCGTCGGCCTGACGGGCCGCAGCGCGGACACGGTCGACGCGATGCTCCAGGTGCTGCGAGACGTCGGGGCCTCCGGCGCCGCGGAGACGCTGGAGCCGACGCTGCGCCAGCTGGGTGAGAACCAGAACTCGGGTCTCGGGTTCGTCATCGGCCTCGCAGCGGCGCTGTGGTCGGCCTCGGCCTACGTCAACGCGTTCTCGCGGGGCATGAACCGCATCTACGAGATCGACGAGGGACGTCCGTTCTGGAAGCTTCGCCCGGTCATGCTGGTGCTGACGCTGGTGACGGTCCTGCTCACCGCGCTCGTGGGGCTGAGTCTCGTGCTCACCGGTCCCGCCGCGGAGGCGGTCGGCAACGCCCTCGGGATCGGCGAGACCGCCGTGACGGTCTGGAACATCGCCAAGTGGCCCGTGATGCTGTGCGTCGTGGTGCTCATCGTGGCGCTGCTCTACTACGTCACGCCGAACGTCAAGCAGCCCCGGTTCCGCTGGATCAGCGTGGGCGCCGTGGTCGCGATCGTGACGTGGCTGATCGCGTCGGCGCTGTTCGGCCTCTACGTGGCCAACTTCTCGAACTATGACCGCACGTACGGCTCCCTGGCCGGCGTCATCGTGTTCCTGCTGTGGCTGTGGATCACGAACCTCGCGCTGATCTTCGGCGCCGAGC carries:
- a CDS encoding YihY/virulence factor BrkB family protein gives rise to the protein MASEPGQAHGPDSPKELKKRPWMYVFRKTAREFSEDQGTDLAAALTYYSVLALFPGLLAVLSLVGLTGRSADTVDAMLQVLRDVGASGAAETLEPTLRQLGENQNSGLGFVIGLAAALWSASAYVNAFSRGMNRIYEIDEGRPFWKLRPVMLVLTLVTVLLTALVGLSLVLTGPAAEAVGNALGIGETAVTVWNIAKWPVMLCVVVLIVALLYYVTPNVKQPRFRWISVGAVVAIVTWLIASALFGLYVANFSNYDRTYGSLAGVIVFLLWLWITNLALIFGAELDAELERGRELQAGLPAEEEIQLPPRDTTKIEKDRKKYEEDVRRARALRRSRGETDDA